The following proteins are co-located in the Bordetella bronchialis genome:
- a CDS encoding amidohydrolase family protein codes for MRIDIHSHVIPDRIIAAIAADPGRFQARIAGEGGARKVVHDQGYVYPLFDEFHIADAKLDAMDRKGIDISVISPAPPMFYYWADADLALEVAGLVNDGTADMVAGKPDRLRGMATVPMQHPDAAVAELERAVREFGFKAVEIGTSVEGAQLAEERFRPLLRRAAELGVFVFAHPYYVGAKSGLENYYLTNLIGNPLDTTVMLANLMFSGRLDELPGLKLVLAHGGGFTPYQIGRLVHGHAVRGETHGISKTSPKDLLKRIYFDSLVFEPQALRYLIDLVGADHVCIGTDSPFDMADDHPAATLDAVPRMTPAERHCVCCGTALALLREG; via the coding sequence ATGCGGATAGACATCCATAGCCACGTCATTCCCGACCGGATCATCGCGGCCATCGCCGCCGATCCCGGCCGCTTCCAGGCGCGGATCGCGGGCGAAGGCGGCGCCCGCAAAGTGGTGCACGACCAGGGGTATGTCTATCCGCTGTTCGACGAATTCCACATCGCCGACGCCAAGCTCGACGCCATGGACCGCAAGGGCATCGACATATCGGTCATATCGCCGGCGCCGCCGATGTTCTATTACTGGGCCGATGCCGACCTGGCGCTGGAGGTCGCCGGCCTGGTCAATGACGGCACCGCCGACATGGTGGCCGGCAAGCCGGACAGGCTGCGGGGCATGGCGACGGTGCCGATGCAGCATCCCGACGCCGCGGTCGCCGAACTGGAACGGGCGGTTCGCGAGTTCGGTTTCAAGGCGGTGGAAATCGGCACCTCCGTCGAAGGCGCGCAGCTGGCCGAGGAACGCTTCCGTCCGCTGCTGCGGCGCGCCGCCGAACTTGGCGTCTTCGTATTCGCCCACCCTTACTACGTCGGCGCGAAAAGCGGCCTGGAGAACTACTACCTGACCAATCTGATCGGCAACCCGCTGGACACCACGGTGATGCTCGCCAACCTGATGTTCTCCGGCCGGCTCGACGAACTTCCCGGACTGAAACTGGTGCTGGCGCATGGCGGCGGCTTCACGCCTTACCAGATCGGGCGGCTGGTCCACGGGCACGCGGTGCGCGGCGAGACGCATGGCATCAGCAAGACCTCGCCGAAGGACCTGCTCAAGCGCATCTATTTCGACAGCCTGGTTTTCGAACCCCAGGCGCTGCGCTACCTGATCGACCTGGTCGGCGCCGACCACGTTTGCATCGGCACCGACTCACCCTTTGACATGGCCGACGACCACCCGGCGGCAACCCTGGACGCGGTGCCTCGCATGACGCCGGCCGAGCGCCATTGTGTCTGCTGCGGCACGGCCTTGGCCCTGCTTCGAGAAGGCTAG
- a CDS encoding LVIVD repeat-containing protein, giving the protein MAPHNEHAPASQSQADAGRINGVMPGGGTVPFRLPAGALDYLDRNQYISNMEVIDFFPSIKLTIFGDEHSCMWAKGDRRLIAFEGGWVDITDPRRATVIPESGLSTFQSCVYNEKLGKWIRVVAHQMPLTPGTMQYPRGKYHEEYANKAIGHPGFRGIKTYDVTNPEKTVLLNEFETGKTGHGVHLPFYDGGKYAYLACGWDDQLRMESTERVYSNGLMIVDMSDPASVKEVSRWWAPGQRLDEEEYYRATYPFAGDQCSWTCNRTPCIVPVRVEDGGTVGYGGWGHFGMYVHDLSDIRNPKVHGKVTHPLEAIGGIPYHHVVPVTADPQRYPKLRNLVIAIPESLESDCREPFHTSYVVDVKDPANPRIIGLFPRPMPHPDAPYKDFAMARGRFSSRVMQHWIAPGQARPDIVALSYLNAGLRLFDISDPTAPREVAYFVPARDGDIHDYMSWRRGTSEAVFIEWDRKLIWLSTHAGLYLLSAPFLGEPVLKPMAVERWSVPHVNAGWEG; this is encoded by the coding sequence ATGGCCCCCCACAACGAACACGCACCCGCCTCGCAATCGCAGGCCGATGCCGGCAGAATCAACGGCGTCATGCCGGGCGGCGGGACGGTGCCCTTCCGGCTGCCCGCCGGCGCCCTGGACTACCTGGACCGCAATCAGTACATCTCGAACATGGAAGTGATCGACTTCTTCCCGTCGATCAAGCTGACCATCTTCGGCGACGAACACTCCTGCATGTGGGCCAAGGGCGATCGCCGCCTGATCGCTTTCGAAGGCGGCTGGGTCGACATCACGGATCCCCGGCGCGCCACCGTCATCCCCGAATCCGGTCTTTCGACATTCCAGAGCTGTGTCTACAACGAAAAGCTCGGGAAATGGATACGCGTCGTCGCGCACCAGATGCCGCTGACGCCGGGAACGATGCAGTATCCGCGCGGCAAGTACCACGAGGAATACGCGAACAAGGCCATCGGCCACCCCGGCTTTCGCGGCATCAAGACCTATGACGTCACCAATCCCGAAAAGACGGTGCTCCTGAACGAATTCGAGACCGGCAAGACCGGCCATGGCGTCCACCTGCCCTTCTACGACGGCGGCAAGTATGCCTATCTGGCCTGCGGCTGGGACGACCAGCTTCGCATGGAAAGCACGGAGCGCGTCTACAGCAACGGGCTGATGATCGTCGACATGTCGGATCCGGCCAGCGTCAAGGAAGTCTCGCGCTGGTGGGCGCCGGGCCAGCGGCTGGACGAAGAAGAGTACTACCGGGCGACGTATCCCTTCGCCGGCGACCAATGCTCGTGGACCTGCAACCGCACGCCTTGCATCGTCCCCGTTCGCGTCGAGGATGGCGGCACCGTGGGCTACGGCGGCTGGGGACATTTCGGCATGTATGTCCACGACCTTTCCGACATCCGCAACCCCAAGGTCCACGGCAAGGTCACCCACCCGCTCGAAGCCATCGGCGGCATTCCGTACCACCACGTCGTGCCCGTCACCGCCGATCCGCAGCGCTATCCGAAGTTGCGGAACCTGGTCATCGCCATACCCGAATCCCTGGAATCCGACTGCCGCGAGCCTTTCCACACCAGCTACGTAGTGGACGTGAAGGACCCGGCCAACCCGCGCATCATCGGCCTGTTCCCCCGCCCGATGCCGCATCCGGACGCGCCCTACAAGGACTTCGCGATGGCGCGGGGCAGGTTCAGTTCGCGCGTCATGCAGCACTGGATCGCGCCCGGCCAGGCGCGCCCGGATATCGTGGCCCTGTCGTACCTGAATGCCGGGCTGCGCCTCTTCGACATCTCGGATCCCACCGCACCCAGGGAGGTCGCGTACTTCGTACCGGCGCGCGACGGCGACATCCACGACTACATGAGCTGGCGGCGCGGCACCTCGGAAGCGGTATTCATCGAATGGGACCGCAAGCTGATCTGGCTATCCACGCACGCGGGCCTTTACCTGCTCTCGGCGCCGTTCCTGGGCGAGCCCGTGCTCAAGCCCATGGCCGTCGAGCGATGGTCGGTACCGCACGTCAACGCCGGCTGGGAAGGGTGA
- a CDS encoding gluconate:H+ symporter — MTPSAALTSHDTQVLIVAAIGIVLLVVLIVWLKLHAFIALTIGALFVGVGSGIPLEKVTGSYEAGVGGVLGYVGVLIALGAMLGKLLADSGGADQVVDRILRGRPATLPWKMALVASIIGIPMFFEIGLVLLIPVVMLAVHKSRGPAMRLGIPALAGLSVLHGFIPPHPGPLAAIAILHADVGLTLALGLLIAIPTVAVGGPLFGVLAARMVPIGAAGAGLAVTGSDRPAEAAGDDSDAKPTRSPSFAVTLITLLSPIVLMLAKAAADIWLGKDDPVRHVLDFVGDPVFALLIAVLLAMVTFGTSVGFNISVLGKKIANSLLPVVGVMLIVGAGGGFKQALVDGGTGAAIAKIALATGLSTLVLGWIVAVLIRLATGSATVATVTAAGIVAPLAGNLPPSHLSLLVLAIGAGSLFFSHVNDAGFWLVKEYFGLTVGQTIKTWSLMETVLAVMGLILTYGLSLAM, encoded by the coding sequence ATGACCCCGTCCGCCGCGTTGACGTCCCACGACACGCAGGTGCTGATCGTCGCCGCGATCGGCATCGTATTGCTGGTGGTATTGATCGTCTGGCTGAAACTGCATGCCTTCATCGCCCTGACCATAGGCGCCCTGTTCGTGGGTGTCGGCTCGGGCATTCCGCTGGAGAAAGTCACCGGCTCGTACGAGGCCGGTGTCGGCGGCGTGCTGGGCTACGTCGGTGTGCTGATCGCCCTGGGCGCCATGCTCGGCAAGCTGCTGGCCGATTCCGGCGGCGCCGACCAGGTCGTGGACCGCATCCTGCGCGGCAGGCCCGCCACCCTGCCATGGAAGATGGCGCTGGTCGCCAGCATCATCGGCATTCCCATGTTCTTCGAGATCGGCCTGGTGCTGTTGATTCCCGTGGTCATGCTGGCCGTGCACAAATCGCGCGGCCCCGCCATGCGCCTGGGCATCCCCGCCCTGGCCGGGCTGTCCGTGCTGCACGGCTTTATCCCGCCGCATCCCGGCCCGCTGGCCGCCATCGCCATCCTGCACGCGGATGTCGGGCTGACGCTGGCGCTGGGCCTGCTGATCGCCATCCCGACGGTGGCCGTGGGCGGCCCTTTGTTCGGCGTCCTGGCCGCGCGCATGGTGCCCATAGGCGCGGCCGGCGCCGGCCTGGCGGTCACCGGATCGGACCGGCCCGCCGAGGCCGCGGGCGACGATTCCGACGCCAAGCCCACGCGCAGTCCTTCCTTCGCCGTCACCCTGATCACCCTGCTCTCGCCCATCGTCCTGATGCTGGCCAAGGCGGCCGCCGATATCTGGCTGGGCAAGGACGATCCGGTACGCCATGTCCTGGACTTCGTCGGCGACCCGGTGTTCGCCCTGCTGATCGCCGTGCTGCTGGCCATGGTGACCTTCGGCACCTCGGTCGGCTTCAATATCTCCGTCCTGGGCAAGAAGATCGCCAACAGCCTGCTGCCCGTGGTCGGCGTAATGCTGATCGTGGGCGCGGGCGGCGGCTTCAAGCAGGCCCTGGTCGACGGCGGCACCGGCGCGGCCATCGCCAAGATCGCCCTGGCCACCGGGCTTTCCACGCTGGTGCTGGGTTGGATCGTCGCCGTCCTGATCCGCCTGGCCACCGGCTCCGCCACCGTCGCGACCGTGACGGCCGCCGGTATCGTGGCGCCGCTGGCCGGGAACCTGCCCCCCAGCCATCTTTCACTGCTCGTGCTGGCGATCGGCGCCGGCTCGCTGTTCTTCTCGCACGTGAACGATGCGGGCTTCTGGCTGGTCAAGGAATACTTCGGCTTGACCGTCGGCCAGACCATCAAGACCTGGTCCCTGATGGAAACCGTGCTGGCCGTGATGGGGCTGATCCTGACCTACGGCCTGTCGCTGGCGATGTAG
- a CDS encoding MFS transporter has translation MDTRALAGAPRDAAPPPPAGTAARTSPAAVTALSDDDYALNVAARLDRLPYSRTARHFVFLISIGAIFELYDLFMTAYIAPGLVKSGLFATSSLHFFGLSGVGFFVFCTFAGMFVGTIFFGFVADRAGRRAIFTVSLVWYSLATLIMAFQHTAGGIDLFRFIASIGLGLEQVTIDTFIPELVPPHARGRAFALYQFIEFLIVPVVALLGWLLVPLQLLGLDGWRWVAIIASVGALAAWWLRRALPESPRWLAMHGRRERAESIMREIEASAERDLGHALPPPQVPAAARVESKGHFVELLRPPHRKRLIVMSVFNLLAVIGFYGFSAWVPTLLIAKGVEITKSLQYAFIIAIANPFGPLLGLLVADRMEPKWQIVCAGIGIGGFMVLFAMQVNPVAVIIFGVLVTLSNNWLSFIFHSYQAEQFPTRLRGRAVGFVYGWGRASAAIVGLLIGFFLGVGGTPGVAAFMGVAMVLMILVIAIFGPRTLRRPLEEISR, from the coding sequence ATGGATACACGCGCCTTGGCGGGCGCGCCGCGGGATGCCGCGCCCCCGCCGCCGGCGGGCACCGCCGCCCGCACTTCGCCCGCCGCCGTCACGGCCTTGTCCGACGATGACTATGCGCTGAACGTCGCCGCGCGCCTGGACCGGCTGCCGTATTCCCGCACGGCCAGGCATTTCGTTTTCCTGATTTCCATCGGGGCCATTTTCGAGCTTTACGACCTGTTCATGACGGCCTATATCGCGCCGGGGCTGGTCAAGAGCGGGCTGTTCGCCACGAGCTCATTGCACTTCTTCGGCCTGAGCGGCGTGGGCTTTTTCGTGTTCTGCACCTTCGCGGGGATGTTCGTCGGAACGATATTCTTCGGCTTCGTGGCCGACCGGGCCGGCAGGCGGGCCATCTTCACGGTGTCTTTGGTGTGGTATTCGCTGGCCACGCTGATCATGGCTTTCCAGCACACGGCCGGCGGCATCGACCTGTTCCGCTTCATCGCCTCCATCGGCCTGGGGCTGGAGCAGGTGACGATAGACACCTTTATCCCCGAACTTGTCCCGCCGCATGCGCGCGGACGCGCCTTCGCGCTGTACCAGTTCATCGAGTTCCTGATCGTGCCGGTGGTGGCCCTGCTGGGCTGGCTGCTGGTGCCGCTGCAATTGCTGGGGCTGGACGGCTGGCGCTGGGTGGCCATCATCGCGTCGGTGGGGGCGCTGGCCGCGTGGTGGCTGCGCCGCGCCTTGCCTGAAAGCCCCCGTTGGCTGGCCATGCACGGGCGGCGCGAGCGCGCGGAAAGCATCATGCGCGAGATCGAGGCCAGCGCCGAGCGCGACCTGGGCCATGCCTTGCCGCCGCCCCAGGTGCCGGCCGCCGCGCGGGTCGAGTCCAAGGGGCATTTCGTCGAGCTGCTGCGGCCGCCGCATCGCAAGCGGCTGATCGTGATGTCCGTGTTCAACCTGCTCGCCGTGATCGGCTTCTACGGCTTCAGCGCATGGGTCCCCACGCTGCTGATCGCCAAGGGCGTGGAAATCACCAAGAGCCTGCAGTACGCCTTCATCATCGCCATCGCCAATCCTTTCGGGCCGCTATTGGGGCTGCTGGTGGCGGACCGCATGGAGCCCAAATGGCAGATCGTCTGCGCCGGCATCGGCATCGGCGGCTTCATGGTGCTGTTCGCCATGCAGGTGAACCCCGTGGCGGTGATTATCTTCGGCGTGCTGGTTACCTTGTCGAACAACTGGCTGTCGTTTATCTTCCATAGCTACCAGGCCGAGCAGTTTCCGACGCGCCTGCGCGGGCGCGCCGTCGGTTTCGTCTACGGCTGGGGGCGGGCCAGCGCCGCCATCGTCGGCCTGCTGATCGGCTTTTTCCTGGGTGTCGGCGGCACCCCTGGCGTGGCGGCCTTCATGGGGGTGGCGATGGTCTTGATGATCCTGGTCATCGCCATCTTCGGCCCCCGCACGCTGCGGCGCCCCCTGGAGGAAATCTCGCGGTGA
- a CDS encoding gluconokinase, giving the protein MATAIDKPVVLVLMGVSGCGKTTVAAILSGRLDWPFEEGDALHPQANIDKMHAGHPLTDEDRAPWLEKVAQWVEQCLDAGENGLITCSALKRSYRDIINRRGQGVRFVYLAGSKQTIAARLAARHGHFMPPSLLDSQFDALQEPTPDEPAIRVDIGPAPSAIANTIIQTLGLDAQTGKKENP; this is encoded by the coding sequence ATGGCCACTGCCATCGACAAGCCAGTCGTACTGGTCCTGATGGGCGTATCCGGCTGCGGCAAGACCACTGTCGCCGCCATTCTTTCCGGACGGCTGGACTGGCCCTTCGAAGAAGGCGACGCCCTGCATCCGCAAGCCAACATCGACAAGATGCACGCCGGCCACCCGCTCACCGACGAGGACCGCGCGCCCTGGCTGGAGAAAGTCGCCCAGTGGGTAGAGCAATGCCTGGACGCGGGCGAAAACGGCTTGATCACCTGCTCCGCGCTGAAGCGCTCCTACCGGGACATCATCAATCGCCGCGGCCAAGGCGTGCGCTTCGTCTACCTGGCCGGCTCCAAGCAGACCATCGCGGCCCGCCTGGCCGCGCGCCACGGGCACTTCATGCCGCCGTCCCTGCTCGACAGCCAGTTCGACGCACTGCAGGAACCCACGCCGGACGAACCCGCCATCCGCGTGGACATCGGCCCGGCGCCTTCCGCCATCGCCAACACCATCATCCAGACGCTAGGCCTGGACGCACAAACAGGAAAGAAGGAAAACCCATGA
- a CDS encoding alpha/beta fold hydrolase produces the protein MDTNEREQAWTVPDVAPLMVTGAGGVRVAAYEWGNPDGREIFLVHGVAQCHLCFAPQIDSELAREFRIVAVDLRGHGAADKPLDVAAYRHRSAWADDIAAVLKAKGLRRPVAVGWSMGGRVLRQYLMRYGDGALAGVNFVGSRVIEDARAAGPSTPPTEPARDLTLAQEVAHTMAFLDACYHKRPAHSLYESALCYNAIVPMPVRRAAAGWHTDPAETVAALRKVRVPVLITQGLADTIVLPQAARMIADAIPHARISWYEECGHSPFQEYPQRFNRELAEFARAIPA, from the coding sequence ATGGATACGAACGAACGGGAGCAGGCCTGGACGGTACCCGACGTCGCGCCCTTGATGGTGACGGGTGCCGGCGGTGTGCGCGTGGCCGCGTATGAATGGGGAAATCCGGACGGCCGGGAAATCTTCCTGGTCCATGGCGTGGCGCAATGCCATCTTTGCTTCGCGCCGCAGATCGACAGCGAGCTGGCGCGCGAATTCCGCATCGTGGCCGTGGACCTGCGTGGCCATGGCGCCGCCGATAAGCCGCTGGACGTGGCGGCGTACCGCCATCGCAGCGCCTGGGCGGACGACATCGCCGCCGTGCTGAAGGCCAAGGGCCTGCGCCGGCCGGTCGCGGTGGGATGGTCCATGGGCGGACGCGTCCTGCGGCAGTACCTGATGCGGTATGGCGACGGCGCGTTGGCGGGCGTGAACTTCGTCGGGTCGCGGGTCATCGAGGATGCCCGCGCCGCCGGCCCGTCGACGCCGCCGACCGAGCCGGCCCGGGACCTGACCCTGGCGCAGGAAGTGGCGCATACGATGGCCTTCCTGGATGCCTGCTACCACAAGCGGCCGGCGCACTCGCTGTACGAAAGCGCGCTTTGCTACAACGCGATCGTGCCCATGCCGGTGCGGCGCGCGGCCGCGGGCTGGCACACCGATCCGGCCGAAACCGTGGCGGCCCTGCGCAAGGTGCGAGTGCCCGTGCTGATCACGCAGGGACTGGCCGATACCATCGTGTTGCCGCAGGCCGCGCGCATGATCGCGGATGCCATTCCGCATGCGCGGATATCCTGGTACGAGGAATGCGGCCATTCGCCGTTCCAGGAATACCCGCAGCGCTTCAACAGGGAGTTGGCGGAATTCGCGCGCGCCATCCCGGCGTGA
- a CDS encoding DHA2 family efflux MFS transporter permease subunit, producing the protein MATQQTSPSLPPLQGGQLVLATVAVALATFMNVLDTSIANVAIPTISGNLGVSVDEGTWVITVFAASNAVSIPLTGWLTQRIGQIRLFVGAIVLFTLASWLCGIAPSLPVLLFARVLQGAVAGPLIPMSQAILLGSYPKEKSSMALALWAMTATVGPIAGPSLGGWITDSYSWSWIFYINIPVGIFAALVTWSIYRRRETPTRKLPIDLVGLLLLITWVAALQIMLDKGRDLDWFNSSLIVGLAVTAIVSFTFFLIWELTEDHPIVDLRLFAQRNFSGGTIAISISYGVFFGNLVLLPQWMQEYLNYRSVDAGLVMAPLGIFALLLSPVMGKLLPKSDARIIATLAFVSFAGVFYMRSNYVTEIDTWHLVWPTLLQGIPMALFFVPLTAIILSGQPPQKIPAAAGLSNFVRVFCGAIGTSVAGTVWNNRTILHHERLTEVTAATNPAFSQQIDSIRTLLHLDTGAARTMFDNLLNAQAAMMGLDDIFYISAVIFLLIIPLIWITRPAKGGGGADASAAH; encoded by the coding sequence ATGGCTACTCAGCAAACATCTCCTTCCTTGCCGCCACTGCAGGGCGGCCAGCTCGTGCTCGCCACCGTGGCGGTGGCGCTGGCGACTTTCATGAACGTGCTCGATACGTCGATCGCCAATGTGGCGATCCCGACGATATCGGGCAACCTAGGCGTGTCCGTCGATGAGGGCACCTGGGTGATCACGGTGTTCGCGGCGTCGAACGCGGTGTCCATTCCACTGACGGGGTGGCTGACGCAGCGGATCGGGCAGATCCGTTTGTTCGTGGGCGCGATCGTGCTGTTTACCCTGGCCTCGTGGCTGTGCGGCATCGCGCCCAGCCTGCCGGTGCTGCTGTTCGCGCGGGTGCTGCAGGGCGCGGTGGCCGGCCCCTTGATCCCGATGTCGCAGGCGATCCTGCTGGGATCCTATCCCAAGGAGAAAAGCTCCATGGCCCTGGCGCTATGGGCCATGACGGCCACCGTGGGGCCGATCGCGGGCCCTTCGCTGGGCGGCTGGATCACCGACAGCTACAGCTGGTCGTGGATTTTCTATATCAACATCCCGGTGGGCATCTTCGCCGCGCTGGTGACGTGGAGCATTTATCGCCGGCGCGAGACGCCGACGCGCAAGCTGCCCATCGACCTGGTGGGCCTGTTGTTGCTGATCACGTGGGTGGCGGCCCTGCAGATCATGCTGGACAAGGGGCGCGACCTGGACTGGTTCAATTCGTCCCTGATCGTCGGCCTGGCGGTGACAGCGATAGTGAGCTTCACCTTCTTCCTGATCTGGGAGCTGACCGAGGACCATCCCATCGTCGACCTGCGCCTGTTCGCGCAGCGCAATTTCAGCGGGGGCACGATCGCGATTTCCATTTCGTACGGCGTGTTCTTCGGCAACCTGGTGCTGTTGCCGCAGTGGATGCAGGAGTACCTGAACTATCGGTCCGTGGATGCCGGGCTGGTGATGGCGCCGTTGGGCATCTTCGCCCTGCTGCTCTCGCCGGTGATGGGCAAGCTGCTGCCGAAGTCCGATGCGCGGATCATCGCGACGCTGGCGTTCGTCAGCTTCGCGGGCGTGTTCTATATGCGGTCAAACTATGTCACCGAGATCGATACCTGGCACCTGGTGTGGCCCACGCTGCTGCAAGGCATACCGATGGCCTTGTTCTTCGTGCCGCTGACGGCCATCATCCTGTCGGGGCAGCCGCCGCAGAAGATCCCGGCGGCGGCCGGCCTGTCCAACTTCGTGCGCGTGTTCTGCGGGGCGATCGGGACGTCGGTGGCGGGCACGGTCTGGAATAACCGCACCATCCTGCACCACGAGCGGCTGACAGAGGTGACCGCCGCCACCAATCCGGCGTTCAGCCAGCAGATCGACTCGATACGCACGCTCCTGCACCTGGACACCGGCGCCGCGCGCACGATGTTCGACAACCTGCTGAATGCGCAGGCCGCGATGATGGGGCTGGATGACATCTTCTATATCTCGGCGGTGATTTTCCTGCTGATCATTCCCCTGATCTGGATCACCCGGCCGGCCAAGGGCGGCGGCGGGGCGGACGCGTCGGCGGCGCACTGA
- a CDS encoding MFS transporter: MQNRHAALAMFLILLLSYVLNAVDRTLFSVLAIEVRNAMGLSLPQVGLASTLFTLGMGLAAIPTGYLLGIRSRKSVVILGLAIFSLATLMTAYAQGLADLLAYRFISGLGEAMQATAIIAIGASYFYRHRALVTGSVSFAYGIGAFLGPTSTAALLNAYDWKKPFVVFGLVGAIAMVLVWIWVKPWFSESRENEAPANRAANAAARGANETIWNPTTVTLGLASICAGVAVYGFSGLYPTYLRNALGFTPAQAAYVMSAIGIGGFLAPLSGWLGDRLGYHKVLCLALPLAALSGGIAFTELDRSVYLHALAAGVFGVSVLSLLYSNLSAIIIESMTPAKTAQGSGMFIASYYIPAAFAGYLLAELKEIFGWTMAGIVQTSGFAILSMVLVLVATAMRRKAMLPTPDVELGAHRA; the protein is encoded by the coding sequence GTGCAAAACCGCCACGCCGCGCTTGCCATGTTCCTGATCCTGCTGCTGTCCTACGTCCTGAATGCGGTCGACCGCACCCTGTTCTCGGTCCTGGCCATCGAGGTACGCAACGCCATGGGACTGTCCCTGCCGCAAGTCGGCCTGGCGTCTACCTTGTTCACCCTGGGCATGGGCCTGGCCGCCATTCCGACCGGCTACCTGCTCGGCATCCGCTCGCGCAAATCCGTCGTCATACTCGGGCTGGCGATTTTCTCCCTGGCCACACTCATGACCGCCTACGCGCAAGGGCTGGCGGACCTCCTGGCCTACCGCTTCATCTCCGGCCTGGGAGAGGCCATGCAGGCGACGGCCATCATCGCCATCGGGGCCAGCTACTTCTACAGGCATCGCGCGCTCGTCACGGGTTCCGTCTCCTTCGCCTACGGCATCGGCGCGTTCCTCGGCCCGACCTCCACGGCGGCGCTGCTGAATGCCTACGACTGGAAAAAGCCCTTCGTCGTCTTCGGCCTGGTGGGCGCGATCGCCATGGTCCTCGTATGGATCTGGGTCAAGCCATGGTTCAGCGAAAGCCGGGAAAACGAAGCGCCGGCGAACCGTGCCGCGAATGCCGCCGCGCGCGGCGCCAATGAGACGATCTGGAACCCGACCACCGTCACGCTGGGATTGGCATCCATCTGCGCCGGCGTGGCCGTCTACGGCTTCTCCGGCCTGTACCCGACCTACCTGCGCAACGCGCTGGGCTTTACGCCGGCGCAGGCCGCGTACGTCATGAGCGCCATCGGCATCGGCGGCTTCCTCGCGCCGCTCAGCGGCTGGCTGGGCGACCGTCTCGGATACCACAAGGTACTTTGCCTGGCCCTTCCCCTGGCCGCGCTCTCCGGCGGCATCGCCTTTACGGAACTGGACCGGTCGGTATACCTGCACGCCCTGGCCGCGGGCGTGTTCGGCGTATCCGTTCTGAGCCTGCTGTATTCGAACCTGTCGGCCATCATCATCGAATCCATGACGCCGGCCAAGACGGCGCAGGGATCGGGCATGTTCATCGCCAGCTACTACATCCCCGCCGCCTTCGCCGGCTACCTGCTGGCCGAACTGAAGGAAATATTCGGCTGGACGATGGCCGGCATTGTGCAGACATCCGGCTTCGCCATCCTTTCCATGGTGCTCGTCCTGGTCGCGACCGCGATGCGCCGAAAAGCAATGCTGCCCACGCCCGACGTCGAACTCGGCGCCCATCGTGCCTAG
- a CDS encoding alpha/beta hydrolase family protein yields the protein MAEQLLIDQITDVTHGVYQPYGWHHWPNHPWMSYQFRRALGETQEGGGAVSECFLAASRMIPGDKESWHREWKRLADFNQSRGDQEFEQGHIRTAMNCWLRAANYYRHTEFWLEYADPRRLVAFTDMEQCSRKFIENLNPAGETVQIPYEPGKPLYAYFVRAPFHNGKQPVLICMGGLDSIKDEMWFMQAHGALQRGISVLMIDGPGQGGTLRRHKIPTRHDYEVPIGKCIDYLLTRQDIDPARIAVCGSSLGGYYAARAGCYEPRLAAAISHGAIWSIQELWANAREDHGLADHIKTVFGAGSMKEALEKARPFALEGHLDHMKCPYLIVHGGHDVLGVAAARKVADYAKARGVDVTLRFVTEDETGADHCQHDNPTIGQELMMDWLCDVFAIDERELRKAAIDPLI from the coding sequence ATGGCAGAACAGCTTCTGATCGACCAGATCACCGATGTGACCCACGGCGTATACCAGCCTTATGGTTGGCATCACTGGCCCAACCACCCCTGGATGAGCTACCAATTCCGCCGCGCCCTGGGCGAAACCCAGGAAGGCGGCGGCGCCGTCTCGGAATGCTTCCTTGCCGCCAGCCGCATGATCCCCGGCGACAAGGAAAGCTGGCACCGGGAATGGAAACGCCTGGCCGACTTCAACCAATCCCGCGGCGACCAGGAATTCGAGCAAGGCCACATCCGCACCGCCATGAACTGCTGGCTGCGCGCCGCCAACTACTACCGCCACACCGAATTCTGGCTCGAATACGCAGACCCCCGCCGCCTCGTCGCCTTCACCGACATGGAGCAATGCTCCCGTAAATTTATCGAAAACCTCAACCCCGCCGGCGAAACCGTTCAAATCCCCTACGAGCCCGGCAAGCCGCTATACGCCTACTTCGTCCGCGCGCCCTTCCACAACGGCAAACAACCCGTCCTGATCTGCATGGGCGGCCTGGACTCCATCAAGGACGAAATGTGGTTCATGCAGGCACACGGCGCGCTCCAGCGCGGCATCTCCGTCCTCATGATCGACGGTCCGGGCCAGGGCGGCACCCTCCGGCGCCACAAAATCCCCACCCGGCACGACTACGAAGTCCCCATCGGCAAATGCATCGACTACCTGCTCACCCGCCAGGATATCGACCCGGCCAGGATCGCCGTCTGCGGATCCTCCCTGGGCGGCTACTACGCGGCGCGCGCCGGCTGCTATGAGCCCCGCCTGGCCGCGGCGATCTCCCATGGCGCCATCTGGTCCATCCAGGAACTATGGGCCAACGCCAGGGAAGACCACGGCCTTGCGGACCACATCAAGACCGTATTCGGCGCCGGCTCCATGAAAGAGGCGCTGGAAAAAGCCCGGCCTTTCGCCCTGGAAGGCCACCTCGATCACATGAAATGCCCCTACCTGATCGTCCACGGCGGCCATGACGTACTCGGTGTCGCCGCCGCGCGCAAGGTAGCGGATTACGCGAAAGCCAGGGGCGTCGATGTCACCCTGCGCTTCGTCACCGAGGACGAAACCGGCGCCGACCACTGCCAGCATGACAACCCCACCATCGGCCAGGAACTCATGATGGACTGGCTCTGCGACGTATTCGCCATCGACGAACGCGAACTACGCAAAGCGGCGATCGACCCGCTGATCTGA